CGACGCCCGCCGCCCCCCTGGTCGGCCCCCTCGTCGTCCTCCACGCGCTCGCAGCGCTGCTGCGCGTTGCAGACGAAGCCGTCTGGGCACTTCTCGTCCGGGCAGAGAAAGAGGCCGGGACCGACGAGCTGCGGGTTGTAGCAAGCCCCCACGACCGTCAGCGTGGCCGCGGCCCACCATCGGGGCCAACCCAGTCGGGGCCAAGTGGCCCCTGCGTCTCGAAACCGGCTCATCGCCATGCTTGCACCACTCACTTCGTTGACGGTACCGTCCCTGAGGCTTCCCGGGCAGTTTAGAAGGTCACGCTGCCGGCAAGGGCCACGGCGTTTGGCCCAAGCGAGGGCGTAAGTCGCACGCGCCCCTCGGGCTGCACGCTACGTGGCGCAAAGACCAACACGGCGGCGCCACTGCCCGCTGCGAGCAAGCCCACCAGCAAGGTCGCCACCTGCGCCCGCCCCAGCGCGCGGCCGCCGTCGTCGATGCTGGTTTGGATTTGCGTCCAGGAATAGGGCGTCGCCGGGCAATCCTGGCTGACCGTGGGGTCCGCCCCGCAGCGGTAGGCCTTCTCCGTCAGGTCGGCCTTGGCCTTCGCGCGGACGCCGAGCACGATGCTCGTGACAATCGCCGCTCCACCCAAGCCGACCAGGCTCCAACCCACCACCGTGCTCGCGCGCGTGCGCCTCGCCCCCTGCTGCCCCGAGAGAGCGGCCGCGGGCGCGCGAATCGGGGGCGGCAGCGGCGTCGGCGCCGTGAGCAGGGGGCGGCCGGCGGTGGCCGCAGGTGCGACGGTAACGGGCGGCGTCGGTGGCGCGATGACCGAGGGTATCGGCGCAGGGACCGGATCGCGGAAGAGGGGCCGTGGCGTTGGCGTTGGCGTCGGCGTTGGCGTCGGTGTTCGCGCTGCGGTCGTCGCGGCGGCGCTCAGGGCCGCGGCCCGCTGGGCGGCCAGCCGCGCGCGCAGGTTCCTGATGCGAGCATCGATCTTGGCGTCGGGCTTGCCGCTCTCGCTCAGGAAGCGCTCGTAGCTGGCAATCGCCGACTCGATGCGTCCGAGCGACTCTTGGCATCTGGCGATGTTGTGGAAGAGCGCCGGCTCTTGGCTCAAGCGGTAGGACTGCTCGAAGGCATCGAGCGCCTTTTCGTAGGCGCTCTGGTCATAGTAGGTGCGACCGAGATCGAAGAGCTGACTGGCCAGCGCGCGGTCGGTGGGCGAGGTGCGCTCGGCCTGCACCGGCGCCGCGAGCGCGATCAGACAGAGGACCCACGGCAAGTGGGCCAGGAGCGCAGGTGCGCGCGGTCGCAATCGATCCATGAGAGCTTGCCTCGTCCGTTCGGAGCGGAAGACCGGAGTGTGCGGGAGCCCAACGATTCTAAACAGGTTGGTCCGATCAATCAACGAAGCCCGCCGGCCCCGGGGCCGGCGCCGAAAAGAAGCACTAGGCGGAGGGGGCGGGCGTGGGCGTGTCGAAGGGGGGCGGCGTCAGCTCACCGGTGAAGCCCGGTTGCAGGCCGCCGCCACCGCTGACGGTGACGGCGGAGTCGCGGTCGCGCGCGAGGGGCAGCGTGATGCGAAAGGTGGAGCCCTTGCCGACGACTGTATCGACGGCGACGACGCCGCCAGCGAGGTCGACGATCTGATGGGTGATGGCGAGGCCGAGGCCCATGCCCTTGCCCTGGGCCTTGGTGGTGAAGAAGGGCGTGAAGATGCGCTGCAGGTGGTCGGGTGCGATACCGGGGCCATCGTCCTCGACCTCGAAGTGGAGCAGCTCGCGCTCGACGCAGGTTCGCACCCAGACGTGCCCATGGGCCGGCGCGGCATCGATCGCGTTCTGCCAGAGGTTGCGAATCGCCTGGTGCATCTCCTCGGCGATGCAGAGCACCTGGGCGCCGGTCGCCTGCAGCTCAAGGATGCTCTCCACCGGGTCGGCGTCCTTCGGCGCGATCAGCCGACCGATGTCCTGAACCGCCGCATCGAAGTCCATCGGCAAGGGGTCACTGGGGTAGCCCTCGCGGGAGTAGCGGCGCACCAGCTTGACGACCTCGTCGATGCGCGTGACGCCCGTTTGCGCGATCGTGCTCATGCGGCCGATCTGCTCGCGCCAATGCTTCAGGCGGGCGATGCGCTCGGCGTCGGGCGCCTCGAGGTTGCCGAGCAGCGCGATGATGCCGTCGACGCGCTCGTTGATCACGTGGACGGCGTTCCTGATGTAATTGAGTGGATTGTGGATCTCATGCGCCAGCCCGCCGGCGATCAGCTCGAGGCTGCGCACATGCTCGCGAATAAGGAGCGAGACCTGCCGGCCGCGCTGCTGCAGCAGGTGACGAATCGCCGCGCGTAGCTCGCGCGGGCTGAAGGGCTTGCTCAGATAGACATCGGCGCCGGCCTCGCGCGCCTCGAGCCGATCGTCGAGGTTGCCCCTGGCCGTCAGCATGATGATCGGGATCTGGGCGGTCTCGCGCGCGGCGCGCAGGGTCTTGATCATCGACAGGCCGTCGAGCTCGGGCATCATGAAGTCGGTGACGATCACGTCGGGGCCCTCGGCCCGCGCCATCTCGAGCCCCTGCAGCCCGTTGCGCGCCAGGAAGACCTCGTGCTGCTCCTGGAGCTGCAGGTGCAGGAAGCGCAGCACCTCGAGGTTGTCCTCGACCACCAGCACCTTGGTCGCCTTGGGCTTGGCGTGGCGGTCGCGGCGGGTGACGCGGCGCTCGGTGGCATCATCGAGCTCGAGGAAGCGGAAATCGGCGCGCTCGAGCAGGCTGCGCGTCCACTCGCGCGGCTCGCGATCCTCAGCCCGCGCGGCGCGCTCGCTGAGCTGCTCCGCGCTGCGCCGCTCGAGGATATCTGTGGCGAAGTGCTCGCGGCCCGGGAGCAGGTGGATGCAGAAGGTGCTGCCCACCTTGGGCGTGCTCTCGAGGCTGATCCGGCCGCCGTGCAGCTCGACGATGTCCTTGGCCAGCGCCAGCCCGAGGCCCGTCCCGCCGTAGCGGCGCGTGACCGTACCGTCGGCCTGGCTGAAGCGCTCGAAGACCGCCTGATGCTTCTCCGGGGCGATGCCGATCCCCGTGTCGCTGACGCTGATGCGAGCCTCCACGGCGTCGGCGTCGAGCGCCAGCGTGACCTTGCCGCCCGCCGGCGTGAACTTGAGCGCGTTGGAGAGCAGGTTGACCACCACGCGGTCCATCTGCTCCAGGTCGACGAAGATGTCGTCGCGGCTGTGGTCGAGCTGCAGCGTCAGCTCGATGCGCTTGCGCCGAGCCAGCGGGGTGGCGTGCTCGACGATCTCCGTCAACATCCCGCGAAGGTCGCTGGCCTCGATGCGCAGCCGCAGGTAACGCTCCTCGAGCTTGGCGACATCGAGCAAATCGTTGATCAGCTTGAGCAGGCGCAAGGCGCTGCGCCGAATCGGCACCAGATACCGCTTCTGCGCCTGATCCAGATGCCCCATCTCGCCCTCGAGCAGGCCATCGATTGGCGCCAAGATCATCGTCAACGGCGTCCGCAGCTCGTGCGTGATGTTGCTAAAGAACTGGACCTGAAAGCGGTTGAGCTCGGCGATGCGGGTGCGGTCGGCGGTCTCCCGCTCGAGGACCACAGCGTTGCCGGTGAGCGAGAGGGCGAATACCGTGAGCAAGGCGATCACGAAGCCGATGGAAGCTGCCGCGGGCTTGTCGCGCAAGAAGGGGAAATCGAGATTGTGGGCGGCAAAGAAGAACGAGCTCACGATCAGTGCTCTCGCGGAGGAGCCGAGCGGGCGCGTCGGATGATGGAGAGCGCGGATTCCAGTTTCGATTGTTGGCCAAGCAACGGCCAGCGCGGTCGGCAGCGCGATCCAGAGGAAGGGCTGGCGAGTGGCGGCGCAAAGGATGCTAGTCGCGACTGCGCTCCCGTAGATCGCTGCAAAGCGCCGCCAGGGGAAGTCTACGCCGCCGATCGCCGAGATCAGATTCGCCAGCGCGAGGTTGATGAAAAAGGTGCACGAGAAGCCAAGCGTGATGACGAGGCTGCCCTTGGCGGCCGCGCCCTGCGCGAGGAAGGCGAGGAAGGCGGCACCCCAAAGCAGCACCAGCCCACGCTGCAGTGGATTGCGCTGCTTGCGCCAGAGTACGAGCGAAAGGATCAGATTGATGAAGAGCACACCGGCGTAGGTCGCCAGGAGACTGCCGAGACCCTGCATGCTTCAGCTTTCCAGATCGAGGAGCAGGATATCCTCGGCATGTCGCCGCAACGAGCGCTTTCGGGGCTCCGGGGCGTGACCGACGCGGAAGAGCAGCACCTCCGCGCGAGGATCCGTCCCGCCGAAGAGCTCACGGTGCCATTGGCGAAGCTCGGTCAGCTCGCGAACCTCGCCGGGATCGAAGCCCTCGCCCCCTCCGCGCTCCAGGCGGGCGTACAAATAGGGAGCCACCGCCAGCGGTTGGAAGGCGAGGCCCAGTCGCGTTGCCTCGAGCCAGACCCGCTCCATCGCGATACCGCCGGCGAGGTAGTCCGCCGCAGCGATACCGGGCACGCTCAGCAATCCGATCGCCGCCGAGGCCCGCACGGTGCGTTGGCCCAGGTCCTCGACCCGCCGGCCACCGATGCGCTTCATCAGCTCGACGGTCGACCATTTGGAGAGGAGATGCATGCCTGCGGTGTCGATGGCGTCGAGCTCCAGGGTCGCGAGGTCGATGCCGTCCCTCGTGCGTTCCGCCTCTGCTGGCGTCCAGCGGACCTCCTCGATCATCTCGCGATAGAGCCGCCGGCAGAAGAAGCGGAACCGGTCGACCCTCCCGATGTAGCTGGCCAGCGCCTCGAGTGCTGTGTCGTCGTCACCGAGCAGCAGGAGCTCGGCGCCGGCGCTCACGGCGGACTTCGCGAGGGCGCCGTGCTCTTCCGCAGTTAGGTGTGTGCGGTGGCCGAGGCGGCGATTCGTGCAGCGCGCCTCCAGGACCTGCAGGGCAGCGCTGCGTTCGGCGCGCGAGCCGCTCTGCGTCAACTGCGTCTCCCAGGCAACCGTGGGGTCGCCGGCATTCGGGAAGCGCACCACCTGCGTGGTGAACCCGAGGCTGTGGGCCGCTACGCAGAAGTTCTCGAGCGCCGCGCCACATGCCGCGTAGGCGGCGCTCAGGCCGTAGTCGAGGAAGGAGTCGCCGGCGCGCACGGTGTCGAGAACGCAGCGAATGCGGTTGTCTGCCAGCAAGTGAAAGCGCCACGGCTGCCGATTTCCACCCGAGGGCGCGAGCGCGGCCATCTCGACCAGGAAACGAGCGTCCTCGACCGATATGGCGCCTGGCGCCCCGCCGTAGCGCTCGTGGCTCGAGGTCATTCGGCCGACGGCGGCGGCCAATGCCTCCGAGGCCGCACCGCCCTCCGTCGTGTCTTCAGTCGCGATCGCGGTCCCGTTGACGAGCGCACCCGCGCCGTCGGCGACGAGGTTCTGCACGTCGATGTAGAAGCGCCCGGACTCGTTGAGCTCGCCGAGCAGTAGGCGCCGCGCGACGTCGGTGGCGACCGCTCCCCCGAGCATCGTGCCAGACCCCAGCTGAGACCACCCGGTGATGGTCTCATCGATCTCGGCCAGGGAGGCCGCGAGGCGCGTCGACATCGCCGTTCCACCAAGCACCCGAAAGATGATCGGCACCTTCTGCCTGACCGTCAGGCCGCGAACGGAAGTGGCCGACACGCCGTCCAGTAGTCCGTGCAGCAGCCGTCGGTCGGGTTCCTTGTCGAAGCGCTCGATATCGAGCAGGCCGCGGTCGTTGGTCTCCATCAGCACTGGGACGCCACGTGCGCGCGCCTGCTCGCGCAGGAGGATCTTCATGAAGAGGTCATCGCACTCCTCGATCAGCAGCGTCAGCGGCTCGGGGTGGCCGAAGAAGCGCTCCAGGTTCTCCGCCGTCAGCCCCTCGCGATAGATCTCGATCTTCAGGTAGGGGTCGAGCTCGAACATGCGCCGGGCGGCAATCACCGTCTTGTTGGTGCCCAGGGCGGCGACGCCGCAGGGGACGCGATTGGTGTTGGAGAGGGACATGACGTCGAAGTCGGCCAGGCGAAACTCCCCGCCGACGCCCTCCATCGCCAACGTCGTGGCGATCGCATAGCCGACGGAGAGACCCACGATGCCGATGCGGTGCTGGCGCAGCGCGTCCTGCTCCTCCGGGGTGATCTTGTAGCGATTTCTGCTCAGGCGGACCTCGCGGAACTCGGGCTCAGGAAGGGTGCGAACGAGCTGTTCAGTCCACGGGAAATACACCCAGCGCCCGTAGGTCTCCTGCGTCGAGCCGCCCAGGTGTGCCGTGATGAGCTGCTGGGCCTGGCCTCCTGTCAGCTTCTCCTTCGGGTGCCGGACCTCCATCAGCTCGGTCAGCTGCTGCTGCAGCACATCGGCGATCTGAATGCCTGGCACTCGCGAGAGCAGCGCGGCGAGCTGTTCGCGGTCCTCCCCGGCCGAGGGGTCGAGGATCGTGGGTTGCCATCGGTCCCGGTCCAGGGTGGGGACAGCGCTCAGTCGCTCGTGGTGACTGGGGGAAGACATGAGAGCTCCTTTTCGAGCGCCAGGCTCGCCAAGAGGTCATCGAGGTAGGCGATCCAAAGCGGCAGGACCTCCTTGCGCGAGAGCCAACGGAGTCCTTCCGAGACGTAGGCGTAGCCGAGCGCGCCCAGTACGGCGCGGTCCTCCGCACTCAGAGATGGGGGGGCAAGGAGCAGGTGTTGTTGCACCTGCGCTCGGTCGAAGTGCGCACGGGCCTGCGTCAGCAGGGCTGCGAGCGTCTCAGCGTCGGGCCAGCCTCCGTTCAGGGGTAGGATCCTGCAGGTGTTCATCAGGCCAAAGACGTTGATGCCTTCGTCTCCCGTCTCCAGCAGCAGCGCGGCCGTGGGTCCGTGAGGATCAAAGGCGACGTATAGCGAGCGGGCGCGACGGTGGCCTTGCTCGCGGCAGCGCGCGCTGAAGTCCGCGAGATCGACGGATGCGTCGTCGAAGCCGAACGCGGAGCGCTCCAGCGGGGTCAGCTGCGTTTCCGCGTAAACGAGCACCAGTGACCAGAGTTCCGGGGCAGCGTCCGTGCCGACGACGTGAGGCGTGGCGGGGCGCTGGCCGAGAGGGGGCGCCGGTGACGCGTTACCGATCGCGCGAAAGACCGAGAGTTCCGTGTAGGTCAACCGGCCCGGCGCGGCGTAGCGCCGAGCGAATTCACCGTAGACCAAATCATTCCAGCTCTTGCCGGCAGCGAAGTAGATCAGCAGATGCTCCAGCGCGCCGAGATGCTCTAACAGGTAGGTCAGGCCGGCGTAAAGCTCGACGACGTAGCTGAACCAACTGCGATCGCCCCGCCGCCGTTCGGCTTCGACGACCCCGATTTGATGGATCATCCACGTTCCCGGGTAGAGCAGGGTCGCCATCATGCCGGCCCGGTGGGTATCAGCGCTTCGCAAGATCAGGCGGTGGTTATGCTCAGGCGACGCCTCGGACCAGGAACCGACGAATCGAGCGCGAAGGTTGCTCCGTGCCTCGGGGTCCGTCCACATCACGAGGTACCGCGAGGCGTCGAGGAGGTCCCAGGCGTCCCTCGCCCCTGTCTCGCTGGTGCCCGCCAGCCGAGGGAAGGCCGTGCGAAAGACATAGTCGTGCCAACGCCTGCTGTCCTTGGTTCCGCCGAAGTCGAGCAATTCGACGCCGCAGATTATCTGGCCCGTGGATGGATCGCCGGAGGTCCCCCGCACGATGCCCGCCGCCTCGACGGGACCGGTTGGCAGCGTGACCAGTAACTGCGGGAGGTGGTCGCCGGGCACCAGAGGGCGGCCCGAGGTGTCGAGGGAGAGCGACAAGCCCCGCGCCGCTACGCTGGCCAGTGGCCCTCGTATCGCGTTCTCCGGATAGCGATCGTGGGTCAACGCGACCTCGCCGCGATCTTGCGGACTCGGGCGCACGCGCGGCGATTGGCGAAAGCCGGTTTGAAGGACCTCGTCGGGGAAGTCGACAATCACCTGGCCGTGCCCGACGCTTTGGACGGCGCTTGAGAAGAGCGTGACGGCCATCGGGCCTGAGAGCTCGAAGGTGAAGGGGCCCTCGTCGCGAAAGGCGCGTGCTGGAGTGTCGGCCTGGTCCGGACCAAAGGGTTGAAGGGCCAGGCGACCAGGTGTGCTCTCGACGTCGAGACCGACCACTCGAAAGGACCAGGGGATGCGCTTCTGCCCGTGGAAGGCGTGGACGGGGCGGCCCTCCGCCGCGTGCCGTCGGAGCAAGAGGCTGATCAGGTGGCGCTCAGTGGAACGCAGCGCCGTCGGGGCGGAAAGCAACCGGCCGAGCTCAGCGTCGCGCCCCTGCAACTCGCGGATCATGAAGTTGGCGAGCGAGCGCTCCGCTTGCAACGTCAGTGACTCGAACCGGACCCCGAGGTGAAGGGTGCGGTCGTCCTGGCGATCGACTCGCATGATGCGCAGCGCGCTGCTGAACGAAGTACCGTCGGGGAGATGCATCACCACCGAGCTGATGTCGGCGCCACCGGCATCGGGACGGCGCCAAATGACGCTGCTCCCCGTGGTGCTGAGATCGCGCAGATCAAGCTCGACGCCGCCGGCGGTGACGAGGCGCGGTTGACGATCGGTCGCGGGACGAATGCGGTACGATCGCCGGTGGTCCGGGCCCCTGGGGCTACCTTGCGACGACGCGCCGGGTGCCATGCCGTCGCTGGTCTCCAGGCTGCGGAAGAGCTCCTCTTGCCGCGGCTGTACCCGGGCAGTCACGTCGAGGTCGGTGCCGCCAGCCCGACCTTGTGAAGCGCGCTCGCGGTGATCCGCTGCGCCGGTGGCGAAAGGGGAACTGACTGGCTTCGCGCGTTGCACTGCTTGCTGCTCCGCTCCTGCTGCTTCGGTCGGCGCCTGGGCGTCGAATCGATCGAGCGGTCTGCGGCCTCTCGGTCGCCCTGACCTGGGCGGCGCGCCGTGCGCCGCGCGCGGACCGCTCGCGACCTCCGCCCGGCGCAAATCGCCCGCCCTGGACGCACCCCGATCTCAGGCGGTTGAAGAAATCCCCGGTGGCTCTCCTCCCGTGGGTCGTCAATCGCCGACGACGGCGCGTCTCGCATAGGGCCTCTGACAGGCGTACGCTAGCTCAGGGCGGCGTGGGACTCCAGTATTCGCTCTTGCCTAGACTAGCGCTGGCTGGTCGGGGCTTCTCAGCGGCCAGCGCCGCGCGCCAAGCCATTCGACCGCCGATCTTCGACCGCCGAGCAAGAAGCACTAGGCGGAGGGGGCAGGGCGATCGCAAAGTCCGGACGGTCGACGGAAACCCCTTGGGGCGAGGAACCTAGCGGGGACCGGCACGTCGCGATGGCTGGGTGGTTTGAGGCTCAAGCAGAGCGATCGTGATTGACCGCCGATCGCGACGGTGATCCAAGGGAGGTGCTGGGCGGAGTTGCGTCCAGCACTGGAGCCTCTGCAATACCTGTCGATTCGCTACACCGAGCGCCTCGCCGAGGCCGGCATCGAGGGCTCGGTCGGCACCGTCGGCGACTCCTAAGACAATGCGCTCGCCGAGTCGGTCATCGGCCTGTACAAGACGGAGCTCATTCGCAAGCGCGGTCCTTGGCGTCACGCCGAGGCCGTTGAGTTTGCCACCCTCACCTGGGTCCACTGGTTCAACACACCGGCGGCTGCTCGAGCCTCTTGGCTGGGTCCCGCCGGTGGAGTATGAGCGTGCGTTCTACGAGTCTCAGGCTACCCAAGGCAGGGCCGCCTGACTCAGACAACCGAGTCTCCGGCGAACCCGGGGCGGTTCAGTCTGGGCCATCTCCCGAACCCGGGTCGGGGCCATCTCCCCGGTCGGGGCCATCTCCCCACATCTCCCCACGAACGCAAGAACGTCCTCGTAGAGGCGGTTCATGGCGCCGTGAATGTCTCCAGCCGCGCCGATGATCATGGCGTCCAGGCGTCGAGAAGGCGCAGTGCGAGCGCCTCGCAGGAGATGGCGATGGCGAGCTCGTCCTCGAGTCCGACGCTGGCGCGAACGGCCATCTGCGCTCCGACGCTCGCGCAAGCGCCGAAGAGAGCTTCGAGGAGAGTGCGGGCCTGCTGCGTGACATCCCCGGAAATGGGATTTGCTGCCAGCTTCGTCAGCGTGCTGGCGAGGTGCCCGGTGTCGGCAAATCGAAGCAGACGCAGGACGTCGAGGCCGTCCTTGTCTTGAATACGTTCTGGGACCATGCGTGATCAGTTAAGCGAAGCGTGGGCAACACGGAGCCGTTTGGGCTGACCTGGGGAGATGCGCCAACCGCGCATTTGGTCGAGGACGGAGGGGCGGCGCCGCCAGTTGGGGTCGGTCTCGCCGTTGAATAGCTCGGCGAGGCGACGCCACTCGAGGTCGGCCTCGCGGCCGGAGAGCTCAAAGGCCCGGCCAATGGCAAAGGCGGCGACGGCGACCATACGCGCGAGGGCTTGTGGATGCAGCGGCGGCTTCGTCCGCTCGGCCCTGCCGCGAGGGGGAGGCGCCTCCCGGCGGCGGTGATGGTGCGCAAGCATGCAAACGATGACCGAAGCGACCATCGCGGCGTGCACCAGGGCACGCACCGCAGGGCCTGTCTTGGCGCCGATGTCGTCCAGGCGCAAACAGGACTTGTCGAGCTTGTTGTCGAGTTCGATCTCCCAGCGCACCCGATAGAGGTCGGCGACAGCACGTGGCGCAACGTCGGGAGCGAGGTTGGTTAGATAGAAGCAGTACCCCTTTGGGGTCGAGACGCCCACCAGCCGTGCACCGACCACGCGCGACCCATGGCCAGAGCTCGACGTCGGCGTCGATTACCTTGCCGTCGAGCTTGAGCACCTCGCGTTGCAGCAGGAGGTCGAGGTCTGTTCCGGGCGCAAACGTGCGGCTGACGCTGCCACGCGCGACGTGCAACACCTTCGGCTTCCAATTCTCTTTCAGCCGCAGCACATACGAGACGCCGTAGCGGTCGCAGCTCGACAACAGCTTCAGCGAAGCATAGCCCAGGTCCACCAACAGCCCGAGGCCACGCCAGCTCTCGTCGAGCTTTAGATGCGGCGCGTCGTGCTCGCGTGCGGGGCTGAGGTGATACGCCACCGTGGTCCCCATCCCCACCGAATAGCGCTTGTGCACCTTCAACGCCGCATATGCCCCGGCGCCCGGATACTCGTCCATCAGCGCATCGGCGAGCCGCACCGTTGTCGCGTCGACGATGTGCCAGTCTCGCGCCGTACGGCCCAACAGCCCCGGCAGGTCCAGCGCCTGCCCCGCGACATATGCAAGCGCGCGGTCCCGCACCCCCTCCATCGCTCGCTCCAGCGCCGGCCCAAACCACCCTTAGAAGCCACCACGCACCACCCGCGGCCCCCCAGACTCGAAATACATCTTCATCGCGTCCGCTTGCCGCCCGCCCCTCCCCGTCGACGCCGACACCACCATCGATCGCAATAACACCAGCGCGTTCAGGCGCCGCTCGCGCTGCTGCAGCCCAGCCGCCTGCACCACCGCCGTCAGCGCCTCGTCCGGCAGAATCGCCTCGAACACCTCCCGCACATCGCTGCCTTGCATGCTCATCCGCCGAGCTGATCACGCCCAGCCCTGCTCTTCAAGCCCCTCGCTCAACCGATCGTTCTTGCACCGCTTTCCTCCTAACTGGACAGCCATGGATGAGGGGCATCGAGGAGCCGGGTGGCGACCGGGCGCGCGTGGCCAGCTCAGGGGGAAGGGGACGAGGCGATCAGGAAGGACGTTTCAGATCGGCGAAGGGGCCGATATTTCGACGGCGACCGTCGCCGGCAAGACCTGGGGTCCGGAGGCCGTGACCACCATCCCACGGGGATCGACCTCGCCCAGCGGAAGGCTCACACTGCCGTCCGCCGCCGCGAAGCCGCGCGCGACCACGTTGCCCTTGGCGTCCTGCACGACCACGGCGATCTGCGAGAGGTCGAGGGGCGGGCAGGTCAGGCAGGGGTTCGGCCCGGGAGGGTACTTCGGGGGCGGAATGGTCGCTCGTAGCGCGCCGCTGACGATGGCGGGGCCGACGACGATCACCGGTAGGGGACCGCGCGTGCGGAACAAGACCGTCGGGTCGCCGAGCAGGTTGTAGATCGTCATCTCCTGCTCTAGATCGGCGGCGCCATAGCCAAGCGAGGTCAGATAGCCCTTGCCAGCGTTGAGCACATCGCCGAGTCGGCGCACGCTGGTGGCCGCGCCGTAGGCCAGCAGGTTGGGGAAGATGGCGTCGACGAGGCCCTTGGCCAGGTCGCTGTTGATCGACGAACCGCTCGAGCGTTGATCGCCGATCACGGCCAGGGCACCGTCCGCCTTGCGCAGGAAGGACTCCGCCCAATAGACGCTGCCCGCGTTCGAGTAGCCGGAGCCCGAGGTCTCGCTCGCCTCGTTGTCGAAGATCCCGCTCGCGCAGTTGATGCTGAGCACGAAGGGATACTCGTGGCCTGCCACGGCGACCGCGGCGAGGGTGCCGGTGCCAAAGCTCGGCGTGCCCCAGCCATCCCACCAGCCGTGGTCGCGGTGGAAGAAGAGCGCGCGCCCGTCGTTGAACGCCGCGGTCACATCGGCGGTCGTGCCCGTCCAGGGGAAGGTCGGCTTGCGCAGGTACCAGGGGACCGCCACGCCGTCGTAGAAGGTGGTCGGATTGGTGGTCGGTGCATCCCGGTAGATGCGCTGGACGTTCCAGCCGAGGCCCGCGACGTGCGCCCGAATGACCTCTGCCGTGCGCGCGAAGGTACGGTCTTCGAAGCCATTGACGTCGTTGTCCTGGAACTGCGCGGCGAAGCTGTAGTTGTCATAGAAGGCATTG
The Pseudomonadota bacterium DNA segment above includes these coding regions:
- a CDS encoding transposase translates to MEGVRDRALAYVAGQALDLPGLLGRTARDWHIVDATTVRLADALMDEYPGAGAYAALKVHKRYSVGMGTTVAYHLSPAREHDAPHLKLDESWRGLGLLVDLGYASLKLLSSCDRYGVSYVLRLKENWKPKVLHVARGSVSRTFAPGTDLDLLLQREVLKLDGKVIDADVELWPWVARGRCTAGGRLDPKGVLLLSNQPRSRRCATCCRRPLSGALGDRTRQQARQVLFAPGRHRRQDRPCGACPGARRDGRFGHRLHACAPSPPPGGASPSRQGRADEAAAASTSPRAYGRRRRLCHWPGL